One part of the Gallus gallus isolate bGalGal1 chromosome 38, bGalGal1.mat.broiler.GRCg7b, whole genome shotgun sequence genome encodes these proteins:
- the LOC107051508 gene encoding kunitz-type protease inhibitor 2 isoform X1 has product MAAGPVLALLLLLPAGGGGVPGGPGSDAPSKAPPPDITAPWDSAYEELCAAPPLTGPCRAAFHRWFYSPQHRQCRPFIYGGCRGNRNNYRDREECLQRCGGGDGSSWHPTAVLLAVLLLAVLLLALLALLLTRPAATQRCHRRSRGADKERLMGSEA; this is encoded by the exons ctgctgcccgcgggcggcgggggggtGCCGGGCGGGCCCGGGAGCGACG cccccagcaaaGCACCACCTCCGGACATCACCGCGCCGTGGGACTCTGCCTACGAAG AGCTGTGCGCCGCCCCCCCCCTCACCGGGCCGTGCCGCGCCGCGTTCCACCGTTGGTTCTACAGCCCCCAACACCGCCAATGTCGGCCCTTCATCTACGGCGGCTGCCGCGGGAACCGCAACAACTACCGCGACAGGGAGGAGTGTCTGCAGCGCTGCGGGGGGG gTGACGGCAGCAGCTGGCACCCCACAG ctgtgctgctggctgtgctgctgctggctgtgctgctgctggcgctgctggCGCTGCTGCTGACCCGTCCCGCTGCCACACAACGCTGCCACCGCCGGAGCCGCGGCGCCGACAAGGAGAGGCTGATGGGCAGCGAGGCCTGA